A DNA window from Pogona vitticeps strain Pit_001003342236 chromosome 2, PviZW2.1, whole genome shotgun sequence contains the following coding sequences:
- the LOC110070884 gene encoding uncharacterized protein LOC110070884, which produces MGEKPYKCIECGKSFSESGHLNSHKKTHTGEKPYKCIECGKSFSQSSSLSSHQRTHTGEKPYKCMECGKSFIQNGTFRSHQRTHTGEKPYKCIECGKSFRLSYTLRLHQRTHTGEKPYKCIECGKSFRQSGQLRSHQRTHIGEKL; this is translated from the coding sequence atgggggagaaaccatataaatgcatagaatgtggaaagagtttcagtgaaAGTGGTCACCTAAATTCACAtaaaaaaactcacacaggggagaaaccatataaatgcatagaatgtggaaagagtttcagtcagagcagttccctgagttcacatcaaagaactcacacaggggagaagccatataaatgcatggaatgtggaaagagttttattcAGAATGGTACctttaggtcacatcaaagaactcacacaggagagaaaccatataaatgcatagaatgtggaaagagcttcagactgAGTTatacccttaggttacatcaaagaacacacacaggggagaaaccatataaatgcatagaatgtggaaagagcttcaggcagagcggtcagcttaggtcacatcaaagaactcatattGGGGAAAAACTATAG